The proteins below come from a single Thermopolyspora flexuosa genomic window:
- a CDS encoding TetR/AcrR family transcriptional regulator, with translation MSTNGPPRRRRTDDPDRTARARIRDAAIERFATHGVAATNLKDIAADAGVSPPLVIHHFGSKEGLKAACDEHIASLIREQKSRAMSEGRNLDPLQAIRDAYGDTPILKYLARTIADGSPHVAELIDEMVEDSLSYLTDGIANGLLKPTENLRESAALLCLWQLGTLVLHEHVKRLLGIDLVEGDPRSLVKWMRINAEILAKGVINEEIYDNWRDAMKAAERQATTEQSESTDRDTT, from the coding sequence ATGAGCACGAACGGCCCGCCCCGGCGCAGGCGAACCGACGATCCCGACCGCACCGCGCGGGCGCGCATCCGGGACGCCGCGATCGAGCGCTTCGCCACCCACGGCGTGGCGGCCACCAACCTGAAAGACATCGCCGCCGACGCGGGCGTGTCGCCACCGCTCGTCATCCACCACTTCGGCTCGAAGGAAGGGCTCAAGGCCGCCTGCGACGAACACATCGCCTCCCTGATCAGGGAACAGAAGAGCAGGGCGATGTCGGAGGGCAGGAACCTCGACCCCCTCCAGGCGATCCGGGACGCGTACGGCGACACGCCGATCCTCAAGTACCTCGCCAGGACGATCGCCGACGGTTCTCCGCACGTGGCCGAACTGATCGACGAGATGGTCGAGGACTCGCTGTCCTACCTGACCGACGGGATCGCGAACGGGCTCCTCAAGCCGACCGAGAACCTCCGGGAATCGGCGGCCCTGCTGTGCCTGTGGCAACTGGGCACGCTCGTCCTGCACGAACACGTCAAGCGGCTGCTGGGGATCGACCTCGTCGAGGGCGACCCCCGCTCGCTGGTCAAGTGGATGCGGATCAACGCCGAGATCCTCGCCAAGGGCGTCATCAACGAGGAGATCTACGACAACTGGCGGGACGCCATGAAGGCCGCCGAACGGCAGGCCACCACCGAGCAGAGCGAAAGCACGGACCGGGACACGACATGA
- a CDS encoding SDR family oxidoreductase, with protein sequence MTSATTAIDLTGRVALVAGATRGAGRGIAVELGAAGAVVYVTGRTTADSPSPMRRPETIEETARLIAEAGGTGIAVRVDHNEPGQVRALVERIDHEYGRLDVLVNDIWGGDPLTEWGVPFWKHDLGNGLRMLRNAIDTHIITAWYAAPLLTRAPGGLVVEVTDGVGDGYRGSLFYDLVKASVIRLARAQAEELRPYGAAAVAVTPGFLRSEAVLDHFGVTADTWRDAIAKDPHFAASETPRYIGRGIAHLAADPDRMSLTGTATTSWDLAKRYGFTDVDGTTPDWGRHARENL encoded by the coding sequence ATGACCTCTGCCACCACCGCCATCGACCTCACCGGGCGGGTCGCGCTGGTCGCCGGTGCTACCCGGGGCGCCGGACGCGGGATCGCCGTCGAGCTGGGGGCCGCCGGTGCGGTCGTCTACGTGACCGGCAGGACCACCGCGGACTCGCCGTCGCCGATGCGGCGGCCGGAGACCATCGAGGAGACGGCACGGCTCATCGCCGAGGCCGGCGGGACCGGCATCGCCGTACGGGTCGACCACAACGAGCCGGGCCAGGTGCGGGCGCTCGTCGAGCGGATCGACCACGAGTACGGCCGGCTCGACGTGCTCGTCAACGACATCTGGGGCGGCGACCCGCTGACCGAGTGGGGCGTGCCGTTCTGGAAGCACGACCTCGGCAACGGGCTGCGGATGCTGCGCAACGCGATCGACACGCACATCATCACCGCCTGGTACGCGGCCCCGCTGCTGACCCGCGCGCCCGGCGGGCTGGTCGTCGAGGTCACCGACGGGGTCGGGGACGGCTACCGCGGCTCGCTGTTCTACGACCTGGTCAAGGCGTCGGTGATCCGGCTCGCCCGGGCCCAGGCCGAGGAGCTCAGGCCGTACGGCGCGGCGGCGGTGGCCGTGACGCCCGGGTTCCTGCGGTCCGAGGCCGTGCTCGACCACTTCGGCGTGACCGCGGACACCTGGCGGGACGCGATCGCCAAGGATCCGCACTTCGCCGCGTCAGAGACGCCCCGCTACATCGGGCGCGGGATCGCCCACCTCGCGGCCGACCCGGACCGGATGAGCCTCACCGGCACCGCTACCACGAGCTGGGATCTCGCCAAGCGGTACGGGTTCACCGACGTCGACGGCACCACCCCGGACTGGGGCCGCCACGCGCGGGAGAACCTGTGA
- a CDS encoding TetR/AcrR family transcriptional regulator: MPGRPRSVSDEAIFEAVTAVISDVGPKGLTLAAVAKRVGLTASALTQRFGSKHGLLVAFATREAANVAGIFAKARATHLDPLTALITTLSTLPTGITTPESLANNLAFLQLDLTDPELRPHAVTQSRALRAEITTLLTEAIEYGLLAPTTSPETLAADLYATYCGAMLTWAIDGTGPLPDWLTQHLERTLAPYLTQSTDATR, from the coding sequence ATGCCCGGTCGCCCCCGCTCCGTGAGCGACGAGGCCATCTTCGAGGCCGTCACCGCCGTGATCTCCGACGTGGGCCCGAAGGGCCTCACCCTGGCCGCGGTCGCCAAACGCGTCGGCCTCACGGCCTCCGCCCTGACTCAGCGCTTCGGCTCCAAGCACGGCCTACTCGTGGCCTTCGCCACCCGCGAGGCGGCCAACGTCGCCGGCATCTTCGCCAAGGCCAGGGCCACCCACCTCGACCCCCTGACCGCCCTCATCACCACCCTGTCCACCCTCCCGACCGGCATCACCACCCCCGAAAGCCTGGCCAACAACCTCGCCTTCCTCCAGCTCGACCTCACCGACCCCGAACTCCGCCCCCACGCCGTAACCCAAAGCCGGGCCCTCCGTGCCGAGATCACCACCCTCCTCACCGAGGCCATCGAGTACGGCCTGCTGGCCCCAACCACCTCCCCGGAAACCCTGGCCGCCGACCTGTATGCCACCTACTGCGGCGCCATGCTCACCTGGGCCATCGACGGCACCGGCCCCCTGCCCGACTGGCTGACCCAGCACCTCGAGCGCACCCTCGCCCCCTACCTCACGCAGTCGACGGACGCCACCCGTTGA
- a CDS encoding ABC transporter ATP-binding protein — MTAAIATSGLVKTFGATRALDGLDLTVNPGEVHGFLGPNGAGKSTTIRILLGILRADAGSVTVLGGDPWADAVALHRRMAYVPGDVELWPNLTGGEAIDLLGSLRGGLNRRRRDELIERFDLDPSKKGRTYSKGNRQKVAIVAALASDAELLLLDEPTAGLDPLMEVVFQDVIREVKAAGRTVLLSSHILAQVEKLADRISIIRLGRIVQSGTLAEMRHLTRTTVEADTATPVTGLDRLPGVYDAEVDGTRVRFAVDGAHLDGAIRHLVGFGIRALTSHPPTLEELMLRHYGDDLATETGGTPARR; from the coding sequence ATGACCGCTGCCATCGCCACCTCCGGACTCGTCAAGACCTTCGGGGCGACACGGGCCCTCGACGGCCTCGACCTCACCGTGAACCCGGGCGAGGTCCACGGCTTCCTCGGGCCGAACGGCGCCGGGAAATCCACCACCATCCGGATCCTGCTCGGCATCCTGCGGGCCGACGCGGGCTCGGTCACCGTGCTCGGCGGCGATCCGTGGGCCGACGCGGTGGCCCTGCACCGGCGCATGGCGTACGTGCCGGGCGACGTCGAGCTGTGGCCCAACCTCACCGGCGGCGAGGCCATCGACCTGCTCGGCAGCCTGCGCGGCGGGCTGAACCGGCGGCGCCGCGACGAGCTGATCGAACGCTTCGACCTCGACCCGTCGAAGAAGGGCCGCACGTACTCCAAGGGCAACCGCCAGAAGGTCGCCATCGTGGCCGCGCTCGCCTCCGACGCCGAGCTGTTGCTGCTCGACGAGCCGACCGCCGGCCTCGACCCGCTGATGGAGGTCGTGTTCCAGGACGTGATCCGCGAGGTCAAGGCGGCCGGCCGTACCGTCCTGCTGTCCAGCCACATCCTCGCCCAGGTCGAGAAGCTCGCCGACCGGATCAGCATCATCCGCCTGGGCAGGATCGTGCAGTCCGGCACGCTCGCCGAGATGCGGCACCTCACCCGCACCACCGTCGAGGCCGACACCGCCACCCCGGTCACCGGCCTCGACCGGCTGCCCGGCGTATACGACGCCGAGGTGGACGGCACCCGGGTACGGTTCGCGGTCGACGGCGCCCACCTCGACGGCGCGATCAGGCACCTGGTCGGCTTCGGCATCCGCGCGCTC
- a CDS encoding D-alanyl-D-alanine carboxypeptidase family protein — protein MASPRSAGLIAVVMVVTSLVGEASSAKAEARVAIGATNEAGTERQGADKEPTTLLELRRQAQKATADIEAATKALVNRQKALEESQKKLAAKLNQLQEANRELAKMREPLAELVQSLYQVPTIGGLSTFMSGNEQASLRAMSDATHLVAARNQVLEESGKAFQERERLAAEAQELRAANLLQEAQLNAEIDTLRKRSQKLVKNLTAALQKAGVRLNKQARTTGCNPSLVPTAAQYPNGLLPQAYLCPLPNTKGHQLRADAAIAFAAMNEAYRKRFGRPLCVTSSYRSLGAQQAVYYQRPGLAAIPGKSNHGFGLAVDLCGGVEVFRSPQFNWMEANGKKFGFIHPDWAYRSPFEPWHWEYDPELGAKL, from the coding sequence GTGGCATCTCCTCGGTCAGCGGGGCTGATCGCGGTCGTCATGGTGGTGACTTCGCTCGTTGGAGAGGCCTCCTCGGCGAAGGCCGAGGCCCGCGTCGCGATCGGGGCCACGAACGAGGCGGGGACCGAGCGGCAGGGGGCGGACAAGGAGCCGACCACGCTGCTCGAGCTTCGGCGGCAGGCGCAGAAGGCCACCGCGGACATCGAGGCGGCCACGAAGGCGCTGGTCAATCGGCAGAAGGCGCTGGAGGAGTCGCAGAAGAAGCTCGCGGCCAAGCTCAACCAGCTCCAGGAGGCGAACCGGGAGCTCGCCAAGATGCGGGAGCCGTTGGCCGAGCTGGTGCAGTCGCTCTACCAGGTGCCGACGATCGGCGGCCTGTCCACCTTCATGTCGGGTAACGAGCAGGCCAGCCTGCGGGCGATGAGCGACGCCACGCACCTCGTCGCCGCCAGGAACCAGGTACTCGAAGAGAGCGGGAAAGCGTTCCAAGAGCGGGAGCGGCTCGCGGCCGAGGCGCAGGAGCTGCGGGCGGCGAACCTGCTGCAGGAGGCGCAGCTCAACGCCGAGATCGACACGCTGCGGAAGCGGTCGCAGAAGCTGGTGAAGAACCTCACCGCGGCGCTGCAGAAGGCCGGCGTACGGCTCAACAAGCAGGCCAGGACGACGGGGTGCAATCCCTCGCTGGTGCCGACCGCCGCCCAGTACCCCAACGGTCTGCTGCCGCAGGCCTATCTCTGCCCGCTGCCGAACACCAAGGGGCACCAGCTGCGGGCGGACGCGGCGATCGCGTTCGCCGCGATGAACGAGGCGTACCGTAAGCGGTTCGGCAGGCCGCTGTGCGTCACCTCGAGCTACCGCAGCCTCGGGGCGCAGCAGGCCGTCTACTACCAGCGGCCCGGCCTCGCGGCGATCCCCGGGAAGAGCAACCACGGGTTCGGGCTCGCGGTCGATTTGTGTGGGGGTGTGGAGGTTTTCCGGTCGCCGCAGTTCAACTGGATGGAGGCCAACGGCAAGAAGTTCGGGTTCATCCACCCCGACTGGGCGTACCGGAGTCCTTTCGAGCCCTGGCATTGGGAGTACGACCCCGAGCTTGGTGCGAAGCTCTGA
- a CDS encoding NUDIX hydrolase — MARRIDFYDDPAAPPANSLVPSVNVVVTNDAGDILLIRRSDNDNWAVPGGAIDLGESLPQAAIRETREETGIECEITGLVGIYTDPRHVILYTSNGEVRQEFSIVVTARAIGGTPTPSDESREVRWVPRDQVRDYPMDRSMRMRIGHYLAGTGLPHIG; from the coding sequence ATGGCGCGGAGGATCGACTTTTACGACGACCCTGCGGCCCCGCCCGCCAACAGCCTGGTCCCCTCGGTCAACGTCGTGGTCACCAACGACGCCGGCGACATCCTGCTGATCCGCCGGTCCGACAACGACAACTGGGCCGTCCCCGGCGGAGCCATCGACCTGGGCGAATCCCTCCCCCAGGCCGCGATCCGCGAGACCCGCGAGGAGACCGGGATCGAGTGTGAGATCACCGGGCTGGTGGGCATCTACACCGACCCGCGTCACGTGATCCTGTACACCTCCAACGGCGAGGTGCGCCAGGAGTTCTCCATCGTGGTCACCGCCCGCGCCATCGGCGGGACCCCGACGCCGAGCGATGAGTCGCGCGAGGTCCGCTGGGTGCCGCGCGACCAGGTCCGCGACTACCCGATGGATCGGTCGATGCGCATGCGGATCGGGCACTACCTTGCCGGAACCGGGCTGCCGCACATCGGCTAG
- a CDS encoding TetR/AcrR family transcriptional regulator: MERVAVRAGTGRAVLYRRWPGKADLAVAAIRHHIETNPLPIPDTGSLRGDLIALLRAMTRRRGELAAMIGTQLGVLFAEVRTSPAELRELALGGRRPSSRRVYDRAAERGELDLDRVPRHVLDMPFDLLRHDMLMTFDTVPDERITAVVDDLFLPLIAHYSGDRTTGSTPPAGERPDS, from the coding sequence ATGGAACGCGTGGCCGTGCGCGCGGGCACCGGCCGCGCGGTGCTCTACCGCCGCTGGCCGGGCAAGGCCGACCTCGCCGTCGCGGCCATCCGGCACCACATCGAGACCAACCCGCTCCCCATCCCGGACACCGGCAGCCTGCGCGGCGACCTCATCGCGCTGCTGCGCGCGATGACCCGCAGGCGGGGCGAGCTGGCCGCCATGATCGGGACCCAGCTCGGGGTGCTGTTCGCCGAGGTGCGGACGAGCCCCGCCGAGCTGCGCGAGCTCGCCCTCGGCGGCAGACGTCCCTCGTCGCGGCGCGTCTACGACCGGGCGGCCGAGCGCGGCGAACTCGACCTCGACCGCGTCCCGCGGCACGTGCTCGACATGCCGTTCGACCTGCTGCGGCACGACATGCTCATGACCTTCGACACCGTCCCGGACGAGCGGATCACCGCCGTCGTGGATGACCTGTTCCTGCCGCTCATCGCCCACTACAGCGGCGACCGTACGACAGGCTCGACGCCACCGGCCGGGGAACGCCCGGATTCATAG